The following coding sequences lie in one Bacteroides helcogenes P 36-108 genomic window:
- a CDS encoding RagB/SusD family nutrient uptake outer membrane protein — protein sequence MKKNIIYIAMSSALLLSSCSEFLDVQPEGDATITTYFTNDQQAIDAVDALYERFHQEGVYGRELFWEQGGACDVVWGKTRSYPSLATLKYTGNESPLSGVFDKMYVVMSRSNWVIKQLTDKAASTTLTDIEKRSLGEAYFTRGWAHFLIAYRYGTDKQGVPFIRYEDYASQNEYYSIPPQQASVIDDYTYIISDMDKAIEYLPKFEEYGVDDRGRAHDAAAVAFKAKVYAYWATWDATQWNNVISMVNTLESTYGRDLADTYAQVFSSDFSDFWNKEYLWTIPGNGGSTGGGSEFPGVILENKAWGKYNGWGQNKPSYDIYAEMLKDGEGNDRLKRSILEYGQEFQLFGETRTFWSTSDIESGFMINKYMDPFKHADAADKGYVNTNGDWPTARINFPVIRFAEMLLFRAEAYLMTGQADKATADLNRIRKRSNLNLLAGTATMTDLYHERRCELAFEFTDHLFDLKRWHRSGNAEIKALAAAELNAHPSVRHYEDRQDPASACTVADYEDYKDKTAYQDYMMVFPYPSQQVDNSNGKLKQNEGYN from the coding sequence ATGAAAAAGAATATAATATATATTGCAATGTCTTCTGCATTGCTTCTGAGCTCGTGCAGTGAGTTCCTTGATGTGCAGCCCGAAGGAGATGCTACCATCACCACTTACTTTACGAATGACCAACAGGCTATTGATGCTGTGGATGCTTTGTACGAACGTTTCCATCAGGAAGGAGTCTATGGACGTGAACTGTTCTGGGAACAGGGTGGCGCTTGTGATGTGGTCTGGGGTAAGACACGTAGCTATCCATCTCTTGCAACGTTGAAATATACAGGAAATGAATCTCCTTTGAGTGGTGTTTTTGATAAGATGTACGTAGTGATGTCTCGTTCCAATTGGGTTATCAAGCAATTGACTGACAAGGCTGCTTCCACTACCTTGACCGACATTGAGAAACGCAGTCTTGGCGAAGCTTATTTTACCCGTGGATGGGCACATTTTTTGATAGCTTACCGTTATGGTACAGACAAGCAAGGTGTGCCGTTCATACGCTATGAAGATTATGCAAGTCAGAATGAATATTATTCCATTCCACCCCAGCAGGCATCTGTCATAGATGATTACACGTATATTATTTCGGATATGGACAAAGCTATAGAGTATTTACCTAAGTTCGAAGAATATGGAGTTGACGACAGGGGGCGTGCGCATGATGCGGCTGCGGTAGCTTTCAAGGCAAAGGTATATGCTTATTGGGCTACTTGGGATGCTACCCAATGGAATAATGTCATCAGCATGGTGAATACTCTGGAAAGCACCTATGGCCGTGACTTGGCTGATACTTATGCCCAAGTATTCTCTTCTGATTTCTCTGACTTTTGGAATAAGGAGTATTTGTGGACTATTCCGGGTAATGGCGGTTCTACCGGTGGTGGCTCCGAGTTTCCGGGCGTTATTCTTGAAAATAAAGCCTGGGGAAAATACAATGGTTGGGGACAGAATAAGCCGTCTTATGACATTTATGCTGAAATGCTGAAGGATGGCGAAGGTAATGACCGTCTGAAACGCTCTATCCTGGAGTATGGACAAGAATTTCAGTTATTTGGTGAAACTCGTACTTTTTGGTCAACTTCAGATATTGAGTCAGGTTTTATGATCAATAAATATATGGACCCTTTCAAACATGCCGATGCTGCTGATAAAGGATATGTCAATACAAATGGTGACTGGCCTACTGCCCGTATCAACTTTCCTGTTATTCGTTTTGCAGAGATGCTGCTGTTTCGTGCAGAGGCTTACCTGATGACCGGACAGGCAGACAAGGCTACTGCCGATTTGAACCGCATTCGCAAGCGTTCCAATTTAAATTTGCTGGCGGGTACTGCTACAATGACCGATTTATATCATGAACGTCGTTGTGAACTTGCGTTCGAGTTTACCGACCATTTATTCGATTTGAAACGTTGGCATCGTTCCGGAAACGCAGAAATCAAAGCATTGGCGGCTGCTGAACTGAATGCCCATCCGAGTGTACGTCACTATGAGGACCGTCAGGATCCGGCATCTGCATGTACGGTAGCCGATTATGAGGATTATAAAGATAAGACTGCATATCAAGACTATATGATGGTATTTCCTTATCCTTCCCAACAAGTGGATAATTCGAATGGCAAGTTAAAACAAAACGAGGGCTATAATTGA
- a CDS encoding SusC/RagA family TonB-linked outer membrane protein, protein MKRTNLRIYRTILTLILGLFLSVGAFAQQISVKGTVKDQIGEPIIGANVLVKGTTVGVVTDIDGKFELQAAKNAVLVISFVGFTNQEVTVTGKALTVIMKEDTELLEEVVVLGYGASARKQDLSASVGVVSNADELAVRPVTSTESMLQGQLPGVTIQSDGGDPTSSPNIVIRGQGSAKDDVLWVVDGVPGAPIASMNDIESIVVLKDAASAAIYGAQSGAGGVVLVTTKKAKEGAPALVYDGTFGIRQAANLIEPLNAEQQIEMRKQSYANAGMTLPTGWDVTKNPWVGTTRTDWMDAIFRTAFYQRHNVALNVGADNYNSRISFAYDNDEGVLINTFNKNLSLRYNGKMKLNKWVTISEDFVWKNTESRSKDTDNDGYTGPIISAIYMPASASIYNELDGSYGGTTTEDPAYIAKYGSNFADIHGDAVNPVRLLEAENRYNKTSDIWSTTSLEIANVVPGLKFTSRFTYNLNSNLYKNFNPIRDEVGKPALSNSLTETTYRADAWKTENTLTYDHTFGEHTIGALFSTTADHYSRRGLEVTGKDLADESTYLQYLAYAGTTQATDYLTGPDANVSLIARLAYSYNDRYFVTASWRRDYAGRLPKENNSGDFPAVTLGWKISNEKFFKKSDFISLLKLRASWGRIGNLGSISYNYKSPLLGKTFWSESAQYGVESGLTWGNLVYNYKALNSALTWETSEQYDLGLDMELFKNRLSVSLDYFDKRTFNLIQEREMEWPTTMGLNPLVVNQGEVRNRGFEAQLSWNDRVNKDFSYFVTGNFSYLKNKVSDIGLKNADGTSGVWTNSKSFRGVPYIYQTAEGEPLNSYYLVKTDGIFQSDAEAAAWNKEHGAYVTNSDGTKEWVGIQPNAKAGDLKFVDANGDGKITDADRQYMGNATPETTFALTLGFSYKKFSFSAMLQGVGGAQAAYVGKYMLLSDVEGNFNRSNEILNAWSPTNTGSDIPRLSKNDPNGNFSTASDWYLEDASYLRLKNVTLSYDLTDVLRKWSHLNERNSRMSVYLSGENLATFTGYSGMDPECGGWDAMKYPISRVFSVGVKLTY, encoded by the coding sequence ATGAAACGAACAAATCTTAGAATCTATCGAACGATTCTTACCCTGATTTTAGGGCTGTTCTTGTCGGTTGGTGCTTTTGCACAGCAGATTTCAGTGAAAGGAACAGTGAAAGATCAAATCGGTGAACCGATTATTGGCGCCAATGTCTTGGTGAAAGGAACTACCGTTGGAGTGGTTACAGACATTGACGGTAAATTTGAATTGCAGGCGGCGAAGAATGCTGTTCTGGTTATCAGTTTTGTAGGCTTCACGAATCAGGAGGTCACGGTTACAGGAAAGGCTTTGACGGTAATAATGAAGGAAGATACCGAACTGTTGGAAGAAGTGGTGGTGCTGGGTTATGGTGCGAGTGCACGCAAGCAAGACTTGTCTGCTTCCGTAGGTGTGGTAAGTAATGCCGACGAGTTGGCTGTGCGTCCTGTGACTTCTACTGAAAGTATGCTGCAGGGGCAGTTGCCGGGAGTTACCATTCAGTCGGATGGAGGCGATCCTACTTCTTCTCCGAATATCGTTATTCGTGGGCAGGGTTCGGCAAAAGATGATGTATTGTGGGTGGTAGATGGTGTTCCCGGTGCTCCCATAGCTTCTATGAACGATATTGAAAGCATCGTTGTCTTGAAAGATGCCGCATCGGCAGCCATCTATGGCGCTCAATCCGGTGCGGGAGGTGTAGTTTTGGTTACAACGAAGAAAGCCAAAGAAGGAGCGCCTGCTTTGGTTTACGATGGCACTTTCGGCATTCGTCAGGCTGCCAACCTGATTGAGCCTCTGAATGCGGAGCAGCAGATAGAGATGCGTAAACAGTCTTATGCCAATGCCGGTATGACTTTGCCCACCGGTTGGGATGTTACCAAAAATCCGTGGGTGGGCACTACCCGTACGGACTGGATGGATGCCATTTTCCGTACTGCTTTCTACCAACGTCATAATGTTGCCCTGAATGTAGGTGCAGACAATTACAACAGTCGTATTTCCTTTGCCTATGACAATGATGAAGGTGTGCTGATCAATACTTTTAACAAGAATTTATCTTTGCGCTACAATGGAAAGATGAAACTGAACAAGTGGGTGACTATCAGTGAAGACTTTGTTTGGAAAAACACGGAATCACGTTCTAAAGATACGGATAATGATGGTTATACAGGCCCTATCATTTCTGCCATTTATATGCCTGCCAGCGCTTCTATTTATAATGAACTTGATGGAAGTTACGGAGGAACCACTACCGAAGATCCGGCTTATATTGCCAAGTATGGCTCCAATTTTGCGGATATTCATGGTGACGCCGTGAATCCTGTTCGTTTGTTGGAGGCTGAAAATAGATATAATAAAACCAGCGATATTTGGAGCACCACCAGTCTGGAGATTGCTAATGTGGTTCCGGGACTGAAGTTCACCAGTCGTTTCACTTATAATTTGAATAGTAATTTATATAAGAACTTCAATCCCATCCGTGACGAGGTAGGTAAGCCGGCTTTATCAAACTCTTTGACGGAAACGACCTATCGTGCCGATGCCTGGAAAACGGAAAATACTTTGACCTATGACCATACATTTGGCGAACATACGATCGGAGCTTTGTTTTCTACTACTGCCGATCATTATAGCCGTCGCGGACTGGAAGTAACAGGCAAAGACCTGGCTGATGAATCAACCTATCTGCAATATCTTGCTTATGCGGGAACTACTCAGGCCACTGATTATCTGACCGGCCCTGACGCCAATGTGTCATTGATTGCCCGTTTGGCGTATTCTTATAATGACCGTTATTTTGTGACTGCTTCATGGCGTCGCGATTATGCGGGTCGTTTACCTAAAGAGAACAATAGCGGTGACTTTCCTGCAGTGACATTGGGCTGGAAAATCTCTAATGAGAAGTTCTTTAAGAAAAGTGACTTTATCAGCTTGTTGAAATTGCGCGCATCTTGGGGACGCATCGGTAATCTGGGTTCCATATCCTATAATTATAAATCACCGTTGCTGGGAAAAACTTTTTGGTCTGAATCTGCGCAGTATGGTGTGGAGTCGGGGCTTACTTGGGGTAACCTCGTTTATAACTATAAGGCTTTGAATTCTGCCTTGACTTGGGAGACATCAGAACAATATGACTTGGGCTTGGATATGGAGTTGTTCAAGAACCGTTTGTCTGTATCTTTGGATTATTTTGATAAACGTACTTTTAACTTGATTCAGGAACGGGAAATGGAGTGGCCTACTACTATGGGGCTGAATCCTTTGGTAGTCAATCAAGGTGAAGTCCGTAATCGGGGATTTGAGGCACAGCTTAGTTGGAATGATAGAGTCAACAAAGACTTCTCTTATTTCGTAACGGGCAACTTTTCTTACCTTAAAAATAAGGTCTCGGACATCGGCTTGAAAAATGCGGATGGAACTTCGGGCGTTTGGACGAACAGCAAGAGTTTTCGTGGCGTTCCCTACATCTATCAGACTGCCGAGGGTGAACCTTTGAACTCTTACTACCTGGTTAAGACAGACGGTATCTTCCAAAGTGATGCAGAGGCTGCTGCCTGGAATAAGGAGCATGGGGCTTATGTGACCAATTCTGATGGTACGAAAGAATGGGTGGGTATTCAACCGAATGCTAAGGCAGGCGACTTGAAATTTGTAGATGCCAACGGTGATGGCAAGATTACGGACGCTGACCGTCAATACATGGGTAATGCTACACCTGAAACCACATTTGCTTTGACATTGGGCTTTAGTTATAAGAAGTTTTCCTTCAGTGCCATGCTTCAAGGTGTAGGTGGTGCACAAGCTGCCTATGTGGGTAAGTATATGTTGCTGAGTGATGTAGAAGGTAACTTTAATCGTTCCAATGAGATATTGAATGCATGGAGTCCTACGAATACAGGATCCGATATTCCCCGCCTCTCAAAGAATGATCCGAATGGAAACTTCAGCACAGCGTCTGATTGGTATTTGGAAGATGCTTCTTATCTCCGTTTGAAGAATGTCACCCTTTCTTATGACTTGACAGATGTGCTTCGCAAGTGGTCTCATCTGAATGAACGTAACAGCCGTATGTCTGTATATCTCAGTGGCGAGAATTTGGCTACCTTTACCGGTTATTCGGGTATGGATCCTGAGTGTGGTGGCTGGGATGCCATGAAATATCCTATATCGCGTGTATTTTCTGTTGGCGTAAAATTGACTTACTAA
- a CDS encoding ROK family protein → MKLAIDLGGTNIRIAQVENARCLNKMSIACLAQQDASAVLSQLFQLIEGMMNEQVNGIGIGVPSIVDPEKGIVYNVANISSWKEIHLKAILEKKFGVPVAINNDSNCFALGESLFGEGKPYANMVGVTIGTGIGAGVIVNRRLYCGQYMGAGEIGSFPYQDTDFEHYCSSFFFKRYDTTGAAAAEKAEKGNQAALKIWKEFGLHLGNLVKVILFAYAPQAIVLGGGIVSAFPFFRETMEGEMKDFPYKVILDELKVIPSQKEDISLLGASALLDN, encoded by the coding sequence ATGAAACTCGCAATTGATTTAGGAGGAACCAATATAAGGATTGCCCAAGTGGAAAATGCCAGGTGTCTGAACAAAATGTCAATAGCTTGCCTGGCGCAGCAGGATGCTTCTGCGGTACTTAGTCAGCTTTTCCAACTGATTGAAGGCATGATGAATGAACAGGTGAATGGCATCGGAATAGGTGTTCCTTCCATTGTTGATCCGGAAAAAGGGATAGTATATAATGTGGCGAATATTTCTTCCTGGAAAGAAATTCATTTGAAAGCGATTTTGGAGAAGAAGTTTGGAGTGCCGGTTGCCATTAATAACGATTCTAATTGTTTCGCTTTGGGTGAAAGCCTGTTCGGTGAAGGTAAGCCATACGCCAATATGGTGGGTGTTACCATTGGAACAGGTATCGGAGCAGGAGTTATTGTGAATCGTCGTTTGTATTGCGGACAATACATGGGAGCCGGTGAGATAGGGTCGTTCCCATATCAGGATACTGATTTTGAACATTATTGCAGCAGTTTCTTCTTTAAGCGATATGATACGACGGGAGCAGCGGCAGCCGAAAAAGCGGAGAAAGGAAACCAAGCCGCATTGAAAATCTGGAAAGAATTCGGGCTGCATCTGGGCAATCTGGTAAAAGTAATCCTTTTTGCCTATGCTCCTCAAGCTATTGTTTTAGGCGGAGGCATTGTGTCGGCTTTTCCTTTCTTCAGAGAGACGATGGAAGGTGAAATGAAAGACTTTCCTTACAAAGTCATCTTGGATGAGTTGAAAGTGATTCCATCTCAAAAAGAAGATATTAGTTTGCTGGGAGCTTCTGCTTTGCTGGATAACTGA
- a CDS encoding phosphatidylinositol-specific phospholipase C: protein MTMKQKITVFLCAVSLMVLTSFSTLRADNADRTEWMKGVQDTALLCRLSIPGTHDSGAMTGGPFLQTQGVGISEQLAQGIRAFDIRLQEREGKLGIFHSHVFQRIYWEEDVLPVFVAFLRAHPSETLIVSLKKEGGALRDYASLLSASLRDSVYQPYFIADFRPELRLKECRGKILFLHRDSAMNNYPGAACIGWKDNCSCLLTLRDKRGREGYVLLQDEYQYQSDKEADRKIDACICNFERVSGESASLCRWGISFVSATGLPLGTPRTFAEKINKPVADYIERAGRRNYGIVFIDFVDAPGGNALVENLIGSNFAEM, encoded by the coding sequence ATGACTATGAAACAGAAGATAACGGTTTTTCTTTGTGCAGTGTCTTTAATGGTGCTGACATCATTCTCGACACTGCGGGCCGATAATGCGGACAGAACGGAATGGATGAAGGGTGTCCAGGATACCGCCTTGCTATGTAGGCTCTCTATTCCCGGCACGCACGATAGTGGAGCTATGACTGGTGGTCCCTTTTTGCAGACACAGGGTGTGGGTATCTCGGAGCAGTTGGCACAGGGCATCCGCGCTTTTGATATCAGATTACAGGAGAGGGAAGGTAAGTTAGGAATATTTCATAGCCATGTGTTCCAACGCATTTATTGGGAAGAAGATGTGTTGCCGGTTTTCGTGGCTTTTTTACGGGCACATCCTTCTGAAACTCTGATTGTGTCGCTGAAGAAAGAGGGTGGGGCATTGCGGGACTATGCTTCCCTGCTGTCCGCTTCTTTGCGTGATTCTGTATATCAACCTTATTTTATTGCAGATTTTCGTCCGGAACTGAGACTGAAAGAATGTCGTGGGAAAATTCTTTTTTTGCACAGAGACTCTGCGATGAATAATTATCCGGGAGCTGCCTGCATCGGTTGGAAAGATAATTGCTCTTGCTTACTGACGCTTCGTGACAAGAGGGGCCGAGAGGGGTATGTCTTGCTTCAGGACGAGTATCAATATCAGTCGGACAAAGAAGCTGATAGAAAAATTGACGCCTGCATCTGCAATTTCGAGAGGGTATCCGGTGAGTCGGCCTCTTTGTGCAGGTGGGGAATTTCTTTTGTGAGTGCCACAGGATTGCCTTTGGGGACTCCCCGCACTTTTGCTGAGAAGATAAATAAACCGGTGGCGGATTATATAGAGAGGGCGGGCAGGCGGAACTATGGCATTGTGTTCATCGATTTTGTCGATGCTCCGGGAGGGAATGCATTGGTGGAGAACTTGATAGGCAGTAATTTCGCAGAAATGTGA
- a CDS encoding AlbA family DNA-binding domain-containing protein, with the protein MFDLITKMVKNMELRKNDIYDLPVKEKRIEGDSLCYIVEFAGKEYGVRLFKFQKEDPLPDKISCLVKDIDERGPVLVQNYGQLLPRFYEEGRVYTFWVRRDLSDAMGGYYEVGDKNGFYFRLQTDKRIKLQISQEIECRVALLKGNRLNLRLTDDESCNRGNYPFRPLEEMIGMMNMTETDARWLTKTLLSTQTFAEVREALLRYDEEWMKAGIKQLAERLDEWVELGGRHRERWLNICRRICLFLLEDSDFLDGCADERRFSIVGLLSQTMRRIEEYMEAVRMLASGEDGCYVDDLLAKMKKSGNLYRSEEKLDVLHCIFRLDRQSLTRKIQPLLDVIIGGPSALRIYEPYRDVFIKSLSLYIDEHSGYIDRMGGIESEEEASLVRSTVMSLAVLLLLVREEDRCKWRLKRARLYRYLTFLKESSSSLLLEKAFGIIANDECPKLEFEWKDVRELAMLIVRLSYPLADGREGMAERVYEDRQVQLCIKDGDISLRTAKKVKKQWPCISEGLLPWHHLQVQLSGVNNRSVSSGTKDLAPYQQLWRNAEQELFDGTDVLAFRPGVRKVMPEIGDKVRIRVVKQESRNPNYFLCRIEDDMYEGEGVLCTNNIVRYGLRTDVGAFTSDSGKPYLFQAVVQSRRKDGGFNFRLVELLDTFIYQSVYVGEIVTCVVAEVQKYHYFCICNYGYGLFIPILPGSVELRQGDFLEAEINEVRTSGAVMADFLRQTAPTFIIADAFANLIYSYADEQVYEEAVEEEMPARREDNEMDKSSVCELMHIIDRVAMLEENYVKTYNYLGFARILAILLDKEELGKSFLERMRLLQMLQQFAVNGQMDMKELKMRNQACHDLLPSYPLLQSDMLDMLVLGSLDSSAQNNFLWKVLQQGGNERRVKLAKLVLAYNLLEASSMDGQQDAICAKIYDILNMDVGKHVFYSFGSEGQNVEFKTSIVYSPEKGMRANLPKQTQEIMSVICGFLNADGGTLYLGVNDEGVASGLDADIAYFNGSLDKFDLHVRNSVVRYLGMEANAKITVSYPLAGKKQVYAMDIKPCLHPVMCDGVCYQRQGSSTWSLQGDALNAFLKSKCGTEELLPQPEDAGAVAMPLEILSETIEASPEKADMPEEKPVVKKASEAGEIATGLIRANATHSWMDGFGVSTVRYLHLLSENGYLMTQDECWRNDVLLSMAIHEDESDGYLINVFESGRIVRVSMADLLDKKLDKEYKRYGQDRLVFSCPAHKDDALLTIMSDVQQRPAYRMDDIECLKDGNMLAKGDFASVVETTGVLRCEVIPAARKPVLKRIHNMKPTLIGLNLSTYWGGEELKELEAIGIKPELT; encoded by the coding sequence ATGTTTGATCTTATAACTAAAATGGTGAAAAACATGGAGTTGCGTAAGAATGATATATATGACTTGCCCGTTAAGGAAAAGAGGATTGAAGGCGATAGTCTGTGCTACATTGTAGAATTTGCAGGGAAAGAATATGGAGTGAGGCTGTTCAAGTTTCAAAAAGAAGATCCGTTGCCGGATAAGATTTCTTGTTTGGTAAAGGATATAGATGAAAGAGGGCCTGTGCTGGTTCAGAATTATGGACAATTGTTGCCGAGGTTTTATGAAGAAGGACGGGTTTATACTTTTTGGGTGCGCCGAGATTTGTCGGACGCGATGGGAGGCTACTACGAAGTGGGAGATAAGAACGGCTTTTACTTCAGGTTGCAGACGGACAAAAGGATAAAACTGCAAATCTCACAAGAAATAGAGTGCAGGGTCGCATTGCTGAAAGGCAATAGGCTGAATTTGAGGCTCACCGATGATGAGTCTTGTAACAGAGGTAATTATCCCTTCAGACCTTTGGAGGAGATGATTGGGATGATGAATATGACGGAGACCGATGCCCGCTGGTTGACAAAGACTCTTTTGAGTACACAGACTTTTGCGGAAGTCAGAGAGGCATTGCTGCGTTATGATGAGGAATGGATGAAAGCAGGAATCAAACAGTTGGCAGAGCGACTTGACGAGTGGGTTGAACTTGGTGGCAGACATCGGGAACGATGGCTGAATATATGCCGGAGGATCTGCCTGTTTTTGCTGGAGGATTCTGATTTTCTGGACGGATGCGCAGATGAACGACGCTTTTCTATTGTTGGATTGCTGTCGCAGACGATGAGGCGTATTGAAGAATATATGGAAGCGGTAAGAATGCTGGCATCGGGGGAGGATGGATGCTATGTTGACGATCTGCTCGCCAAGATGAAGAAGTCGGGCAATCTTTATCGTTCGGAGGAAAAGCTGGATGTCTTGCATTGCATTTTTCGTCTGGACCGGCAGTCCCTGACCCGCAAGATACAGCCGCTTCTTGATGTAATTATCGGAGGACCTTCCGCACTGCGGATTTACGAGCCCTATCGGGATGTATTTATTAAGTCTCTCAGTCTGTATATTGACGAGCATAGCGGCTATATTGACCGCATGGGTGGTATAGAAAGCGAAGAAGAGGCATCGCTCGTGAGAAGCACGGTCATGTCACTGGCTGTTCTTTTGCTGCTGGTGCGGGAAGAAGATCGGTGTAAGTGGCGATTGAAACGTGCAAGGCTATACCGTTATCTCACTTTTTTGAAAGAAAGTTCATCTTCCTTGTTGCTGGAGAAGGCTTTTGGCATTATCGCAAACGATGAGTGCCCGAAGCTGGAATTTGAATGGAAAGATGTCAGGGAGCTTGCCATGCTCATAGTCCGCCTGTCTTATCCTCTGGCCGATGGTCGGGAAGGTATGGCAGAACGTGTGTATGAAGACAGGCAGGTGCAGCTCTGCATAAAAGATGGTGACATAAGTCTGCGTACTGCCAAGAAGGTGAAAAAGCAATGGCCTTGCATCTCCGAGGGGTTGCTGCCTTGGCATCACTTGCAGGTGCAGTTGTCCGGTGTGAATAATCGGAGTGTGTCTTCGGGAACCAAGGACCTGGCTCCCTATCAGCAATTGTGGAGAAATGCGGAACAGGAGTTGTTCGATGGTACGGATGTACTGGCTTTCAGGCCGGGGGTACGTAAGGTGATGCCTGAAATAGGCGACAAGGTGAGGATAAGAGTCGTGAAACAAGAATCTCGTAATCCCAATTATTTCTTGTGCCGGATAGAGGATGATATGTATGAGGGGGAAGGAGTTCTTTGCACGAACAATATAGTGCGCTATGGCCTGCGTACGGATGTAGGGGCTTTTACATCCGATTCGGGAAAGCCCTATTTGTTTCAGGCAGTGGTGCAGAGCCGGCGAAAAGATGGCGGATTTAATTTCCGGTTGGTAGAATTGCTGGATACGTTTATTTATCAAAGTGTATATGTGGGCGAGATTGTGACATGTGTGGTGGCCGAGGTTCAGAAGTATCATTATTTTTGTATCTGCAATTATGGTTACGGTCTTTTCATACCCATACTTCCCGGAAGCGTAGAATTGAGACAGGGCGATTTCCTTGAAGCGGAGATTAATGAAGTGCGTACATCAGGAGCTGTCATGGCGGACTTCTTGCGACAGACTGCGCCCACTTTTATTATAGCGGATGCTTTTGCCAATTTGATTTATAGCTATGCGGACGAGCAGGTATATGAAGAAGCGGTGGAAGAAGAAATGCCTGCCCGGAGGGAAGACAATGAAATGGATAAATCTTCTGTCTGCGAGCTGATGCATATCATTGACCGTGTGGCAATGCTTGAAGAAAATTATGTAAAGACCTACAATTATCTCGGTTTTGCAAGGATATTGGCCATCTTGCTGGATAAAGAAGAATTAGGAAAATCTTTCTTGGAACGGATGAGGCTGCTGCAGATGCTCCAGCAGTTTGCCGTCAACGGGCAGATGGATATGAAGGAACTGAAAATGCGAAACCAGGCTTGTCATGATTTGCTGCCGAGCTATCCCTTGCTTCAGTCAGACATGCTGGATATGTTGGTGCTGGGCAGTCTTGACAGTTCGGCACAGAACAACTTCCTCTGGAAAGTGCTGCAACAGGGAGGCAATGAGAGGCGGGTGAAGTTGGCGAAACTGGTACTTGCCTATAATTTATTGGAAGCCTCTTCTATGGACGGGCAGCAAGATGCTATCTGTGCGAAAATCTATGATATCTTGAATATGGACGTCGGCAAGCATGTGTTCTATTCGTTTGGAAGTGAAGGGCAGAATGTGGAATTCAAGACATCTATTGTCTATTCGCCGGAAAAGGGTATGAGGGCAAATCTCCCTAAGCAGACACAAGAAATCATGTCTGTTATCTGCGGTTTCCTAAACGCTGATGGCGGCACACTCTATTTGGGAGTGAATGATGAGGGTGTGGCAAGCGGTCTGGATGCAGATATTGCCTACTTCAACGGAAGTTTGGACAAATTCGACTTACATGTCCGTAATAGCGTGGTGCGCTATTTGGGCATGGAGGCTAATGCTAAGATTACCGTTTCTTATCCGTTGGCAGGCAAGAAGCAGGTCTATGCGATGGATATAAAACCTTGTCTTCATCCGGTGATGTGTGACGGTGTCTGCTATCAAAGGCAAGGATCTTCCACCTGGTCTTTGCAAGGAGATGCGTTGAATGCTTTCTTGAAGAGTAAGTGCGGTACGGAAGAACTTTTACCTCAGCCGGAAGATGCCGGGGCTGTCGCAATGCCGCTTGAGATACTTTCAGAGACGATAGAGGCATCTCCCGAAAAAGCAGATATGCCGGAAGAAAAGCCTGTTGTGAAGAAGGCTTCCGAGGCGGGGGAGATAGCAACGGGATTGATACGTGCCAATGCCACGCATAGTTGGATGGATGGGTTTGGGGTGAGTACGGTGCGCTATTTGCATCTGCTTTCCGAAAACGGCTATTTGATGACGCAGGATGAGTGCTGGCGTAATGATGTATTGCTGTCTATGGCTATCCATGAGGATGAATCGGACGGTTATCTGATAAACGTGTTTGAAAGCGGACGCATTGTCAGAGTCTCTATGGCCGATTTGCTGGATAAGAAGCTCGATAAGGAATATAAAAGATATGGACAAGACAGGTTGGTCTTTTCTTGCCCGGCGCATAAGGATGATGCACTGCTCACAATAATGAGTGATGTGCAACAGCGGCCGGCCTACCGTATGGATGATATAGAGTGCTTGAAAGATGGCAATATGTTGGCTAAAGGAGATTTTGCCTCAGTGGTGGAAACTACCGGAGTATTGCGATGCGAGGTGATACCTGCGGCAAGAAAACCGGTACTGAAACGCATACATAACATGAAGCCTACCCTTATCGGGCTCAACCTAAGTACTTATTGGGGAGGGGAAGAACTGAAAGAGCTTGAGGCCATAGGAATTAAACCGGAACTGACATAA